A stretch of the Polyangiaceae bacterium genome encodes the following:
- a CDS encoding SUMF1/EgtB/PvdO family nonheme iron enzyme, producing MNDDACSSFERAFDAAWSRSDEIFNLIPTDRLLERPISLRHPFLFYLGHLPAFAWNQVGNAFLGEGQLDPSFDTLFERGIDPADDDRAREQSISSWPGIGEVITYRDRVRSAIRQRIPEVLRAVDDVLGQHGRILHVAIEHELMHHETLMYMLAQCPEGTLVRPKWALPPEDGPGKKPELREVPAGMAAVGAEFNDVEFGWDNEFGKEEIFVPAFRIDSLPVRNRDWLEFIKSNQLDERWLPAGWLKQWRELFVRTVFGLVPFELAEGWPVQVSREQAWAYCAWRGGRLPTEADLHRAAYGDDHERMRPWSDVSRDREAGDFGFSRWYPSPTGRHPASASVFGVEELVGNGWEWTCTPFLPRPGFKPYIRSYPGYSADFFDGEHDVVFGASWATDPVFLRRSFRNWYRSNYPYAFTKFRVCFT from the coding sequence ATGAACGACGATGCATGTTCGAGCTTCGAGCGCGCCTTCGATGCTGCATGGTCTCGCTCGGACGAGATTTTTAACTTGATTCCCACGGACAGGCTGCTCGAGCGGCCCATATCGCTACGACACCCTTTTCTTTTTTATCTCGGGCATTTGCCCGCGTTCGCGTGGAACCAAGTGGGAAACGCATTTCTGGGCGAAGGACAGCTCGACCCGTCGTTCGATACGCTTTTCGAGCGCGGAATCGATCCTGCCGACGACGATCGAGCGCGCGAGCAATCGATATCGAGTTGGCCCGGGATTGGCGAAGTCATAACGTATCGCGATCGCGTGAGGAGCGCCATTCGGCAGCGTATCCCCGAAGTCTTGCGAGCTGTGGACGACGTGTTGGGGCAGCATGGGCGCATTTTGCACGTGGCGATCGAGCACGAGCTGATGCACCACGAGACGCTCATGTACATGTTGGCCCAGTGTCCCGAAGGGACGCTCGTTCGTCCAAAATGGGCGTTGCCACCCGAAGATGGTCCGGGAAAAAAACCGGAATTGCGGGAAGTGCCTGCTGGAATGGCGGCGGTTGGCGCTGAATTCAATGATGTCGAATTTGGTTGGGACAATGAATTTGGCAAAGAAGAAATTTTCGTTCCAGCCTTTCGGATCGACTCTTTGCCCGTTCGTAATCGGGACTGGTTGGAATTCATCAAATCAAATCAGCTCGACGAACGATGGTTGCCGGCAGGGTGGTTGAAGCAATGGCGAGAGCTATTCGTGAGGACCGTGTTTGGTCTGGTTCCATTCGAGCTGGCCGAGGGGTGGCCCGTGCAAGTATCTCGCGAGCAGGCATGGGCGTATTGTGCTTGGCGCGGAGGTCGTTTGCCGACGGAGGCGGACCTGCATCGAGCAGCTTACGGAGATGATCACGAGAGAATGCGGCCATGGAGTGATGTTTCGCGCGATCGAGAGGCCGGCGATTTTGGTTTTTCGCGCTGGTACCCGTCACCCACGGGTCGTCATCCTGCGAGTGCGAGCGTATTCGGTGTCGAGGAGCTCGTGGGCAATGGCTGGGAATGGACGTGTACGCCGTTTTTGCCGCGGCCTGGGTTCAAGCCGTACATTCGATCGTATCCAGGTTATTCCGCGGACTTTTTCGATGGTGAGCACGACGTCGTGTTCGGTGCATCGTGGGCGACCGACCCCGTTTTTCTGCGGCGCAGTTTTCGTAATTGGTATCGGAGCAACTATCCGTATGCGTTTACGAAGTTCCGCGTTTGTTTCACGTAA
- a CDS encoding tetratricopeptide repeat protein, which yields MLKHLAPCVVAIVSLSAIPAAAHEGVSAEIVALDIKIQKHPKDASLYIERAALYRREGKFVVALDDLAAAHKLDPTRREIALERGLTLAAKGDSKEAEAALGVYLASGPPSVKALEARGKIREKAKRFAEARSDYAAAVVLKPDPELFLARGRMDEALGHWDAAVRGYEEGLRVLSGAIVLRLALVRAEGKRGHYDRAIALIDEVLPALPVKTEWLLLRAQQHAAAGRAEHARKDREEALREVDARLSRRPTDLARISRAKALLALGRKQEAITELQGVMARSPKLEEARTLLDEINKITNRK from the coding sequence ATGTTGAAGCATCTCGCTCCGTGCGTGGTCGCCATCGTATCGCTATCGGCGATACCAGCGGCTGCGCACGAGGGCGTGAGCGCCGAAATCGTGGCGCTCGATATCAAAATCCAAAAGCACCCCAAAGATGCGTCGCTCTACATCGAGCGCGCCGCGCTGTACCGTCGCGAGGGCAAGTTCGTCGTGGCGCTCGACGACCTCGCGGCTGCGCATAAACTCGATCCGACGCGACGTGAAATCGCTCTCGAACGAGGGCTCACGCTCGCCGCAAAAGGCGATTCGAAAGAAGCCGAGGCGGCCCTGGGTGTTTATCTCGCGTCGGGTCCACCATCGGTCAAAGCGCTCGAAGCGCGCGGGAAAATCCGCGAAAAGGCAAAACGATTCGCCGAAGCTCGGTCGGACTATGCGGCTGCAGTCGTCCTGAAACCCGATCCTGAATTGTTTTTGGCTCGCGGCCGCATGGATGAAGCGCTCGGGCATTGGGACGCTGCGGTTCGAGGCTATGAAGAGGGATTGCGGGTGTTGTCGGGTGCCATCGTCCTTCGATTGGCGCTCGTCCGAGCCGAAGGCAAACGAGGCCATTACGATCGAGCCATCGCGCTCATCGACGAAGTTTTACCGGCGCTTCCTGTCAAGACCGAATGGCTGCTCCTCCGAGCGCAGCAGCATGCGGCGGCGGGCCGTGCCGAACATGCCCGCAAAGATCGGGAAGAAGCATTGCGCGAAGTGGACGCGCGCCTGTCTCGCCGCCCTACGGATCTCGCTCGAATATCGCGCGCCAAAGCGCTCCTTGCGCTGGGGCGCAAACAAGAAGCCATCACCGAGCTGCAAGGCGTGATGGCTCGGTCGCCCAAACTCGAAGAAGCTCGCACGTTGCTCGATGAAATCAACAAAATAACGAATCGAAAGTGA
- the egtD gene encoding L-histidine N(alpha)-methyltransferase, translating into MDGTTTDGLTFVDVLRVSTDDGPDERAVLRESLLRPLPEVPPLYFYDDVGSALFERITELDAYYQTRTEISILEKFGAAIMQVASPRHIIELGSGAGRKIRLLLDAWATRDAERTCTMLDINELFLRQSITRLGADYPNIRFRGIVGDFVQGLADLGPPGGRLVVFFAGTIGNLDPNERRRFLRELSRGMDSTDTFLVGIDLVKDKARLEAAYDDPEGVTAAFNINMLEVLNRRFAGNFDVGAFRHRACYDAENAWIEMRLVATRPSRVRLEKLDLDLDLSEGAEIRTEISCKFTRQSLESSARDAGLSVVGWYSDPELLFAVALLRRTDA; encoded by the coding sequence ATGGACGGAACGACCACGGATGGGCTGACGTTTGTCGACGTTTTACGGGTTTCTACGGATGACGGACCGGACGAACGGGCGGTTCTGCGCGAATCGCTGCTGCGGCCGCTCCCTGAAGTGCCGCCGCTCTATTTTTACGACGACGTTGGTAGTGCGCTGTTCGAGCGAATCACCGAGCTTGACGCGTACTACCAAACGCGCACGGAAATATCCATTCTCGAGAAGTTTGGCGCGGCCATCATGCAGGTTGCGTCGCCGCGTCACATCATCGAGCTTGGCAGCGGAGCTGGGCGGAAAATTCGATTGTTGCTCGATGCGTGGGCCACGCGCGATGCCGAGCGGACGTGCACGATGCTCGACATCAACGAATTGTTTTTGCGGCAATCGATAACGCGGCTCGGGGCGGACTATCCGAACATCCGTTTTCGCGGCATCGTGGGCGATTTCGTGCAGGGTTTGGCCGATTTGGGTCCACCCGGCGGGCGGCTCGTGGTGTTTTTCGCCGGGACGATTGGCAACCTCGATCCGAACGAGCGGCGGCGGTTTTTGCGCGAGCTTTCCCGGGGAATGGATTCGACGGACACGTTTCTCGTGGGCATCGATTTGGTCAAAGACAAGGCGCGGCTCGAGGCTGCGTATGACGATCCCGAAGGGGTGACGGCGGCGTTCAACATCAACATGCTCGAGGTACTCAATCGTCGATTTGCGGGAAACTTCGACGTTGGGGCGTTTCGGCACCGAGCGTGTTACGACGCTGAAAATGCGTGGATCGAAATGCGTCTCGTGGCCACGCGTCCGAGCCGAGTTCGCCTGGAAAAATTGGATCTCGATTTGGATCTGTCCGAAGGTGCGGAAATCCGTACGGAAATCAGTTGCAAGTTCACGCGCCAGTCGCTCGAATCGAGCGCCCGCGATGCGGGTTTGTCCGTCGTCGGTTGGTATTCGGATCCCGAATTGCTTTTTGCCGTGGCACTTTTGCGGAGAACCGACGCATGA
- a CDS encoding proprotein convertase P-domain-containing protein, whose amino-acid sequence MQSSTDGPLLIPDNLSAGVQSVINLGDAYTVTRAVVVVNSITHSVVGDLITTLISPAGTSVTLSANVGSSGDDYVSTVFDAGAATPIASGTAPFRGVYAPTGVLPNVTAQTSKGTWTLKVADDNSGAAGLLKSWTIALCGN is encoded by the coding sequence ATGCAATCGTCCACCGACGGCCCGTTGCTCATTCCCGATAACTTGTCGGCCGGTGTTCAAAGCGTCATCAACCTGGGCGATGCCTACACGGTGACCCGAGCGGTTGTCGTGGTCAACTCGATTACCCACTCGGTCGTCGGCGATCTCATCACGACACTCATCTCGCCTGCGGGCACGTCGGTCACGTTGAGCGCGAATGTCGGTTCGAGCGGCGATGATTATGTATCGACGGTTTTCGATGCTGGTGCAGCAACGCCGATTGCGTCGGGGACTGCTCCGTTCCGTGGAGTTTACGCGCCGACGGGGGTCCTCCCCAACGTGACTGCTCAAACGTCGAAGGGCACGTGGACGCTCAAGGTCGCGGACGACAACAGCGGCGCTGCCGGCTTGTTGAAATCGTGGACCATTGCGCTTTGCGGTAATTAG
- a CDS encoding DoxX family protein, whose product MNSDGWLRRFFATDASNSALLIQRVVLGVVMFPHGAQKVLGWFGGQGFSKTMETFTMMQFPAPIAFLVIIGEFFGALLLILGLATRLAAFGITLIMLGAIVLVHAPMGFFMNWHGAKSGEGFEYHLLTLALGIPLVIWGGGRYALDSMLAKSSPASKS is encoded by the coding sequence ATGAATTCGGACGGCTGGCTTCGCAGGTTTTTCGCCACCGACGCATCGAATTCCGCACTACTCATTCAGCGTGTCGTGCTGGGCGTCGTCATGTTTCCTCATGGCGCGCAGAAGGTCCTTGGCTGGTTTGGAGGTCAGGGATTCAGCAAGACCATGGAAACCTTTACCATGATGCAGTTTCCTGCGCCCATTGCGTTTCTCGTGATCATCGGGGAATTCTTTGGCGCGCTGCTGCTCATATTGGGTCTCGCGACGCGCCTGGCCGCTTTTGGCATTACCTTGATCATGCTCGGCGCCATCGTCTTGGTGCACGCTCCGATGGGTTTTTTCATGAATTGGCATGGAGCGAAATCGGGTGAGGGATTCGAATATCATCTACTCACCCTGGCGCTCGGGATTCCGCTCGTAATTTGGGGCGGCGGTCGTTATGCCTTGGACTCGATGCTGGCCAAGTCTTCCCCTGCGTCGAAGTCGTGA
- a CDS encoding beta-propeller fold lactonase family protein yields MRITTFASIAATFAILPIACSDDPNPIAATSAGSTSSGMGGTGGMGGSGEASSSSSSGITTSCADDLLPLLNPRSFTLGETFYLPRIKSHPGCSPVIEWKSASAPFGSKNVPWMRGAPEPRFTPDLPGDYLLTLNDPANTGVVLRVVARTPAERFRNHHLTPLYGAAAVDGELWIANGASYTVTTLTAGANGTWKKQDEIPVGSWPAAIAHHPQSNYVVVAHRGSDTVGFIDRTRKVLEDALWVGDEPVGLSMSKDGKLLYVSLATMRQVAVVDVEKREVSARIDVGFDPRAVVLSPDGSRLYVASYRSGNKIKDTRGTYGPNDDQDVWIIDTQTNKVTETITGISADLRAMAISDDGAELYIAATDGDPEPSQADPMAVPFVHEVVVVGADPGKPGYATVLRRADLTRQMGSGGPVVNPSGVLAVGDTLWVSSESSDIVVALDRATLAEKARTVVGQGARALVAVGDRIAVHSYQSHDVTILDAAGAVVQQLPVAEDPRPAEVALGERVFTRPGNGFAANHSCSSCHIETQNNGMVWRFGPQIWHNARPLQLLDATTPLEWGAYVSSTDNFGYQGPSSIVARPATPEEALGLKAFLGSLLGAPRETGRTRLDGSLTEAGLRGEELFNGKAGCYACHLTPLYTTREFIPEGKSGEPADVPSLLGAYRHGIYFVKGQARSLEAAADVALDYVKVVLTPEEKADLVQFLYELSPKGAHPLGIWPDIDSAEGVYPNVRPSVAFADPIDDSVPGKTAAQVAADYVVLETASGDKVAGSVEVDGGRVEFIPAAPLSAGQFYRFRALPGLPFQSGGALSAERKSEFQVAQPAIAAWPKNMKMTVTVPGPGGMLTPLDYMLEAVDTPHPGGMTLIIKPVLFGSQQRQQVWARVDGSNFLMQSFALPISPSGVGDAALVMGTVKTVDQATQTISLVEGTLRIGGPGINIPGVVFKIVPM; encoded by the coding sequence ATGCGCATAACTACGTTCGCTTCCATCGCAGCCACGTTCGCCATTCTTCCCATTGCTTGTTCGGATGATCCAAACCCCATCGCCGCGACTTCGGCCGGATCCACATCCAGCGGGATGGGCGGCACTGGAGGTATGGGCGGCTCGGGAGAAGCTTCGAGCTCGAGCTCGAGCGGCATAACGACGTCGTGTGCGGATGATCTTCTTCCGCTCTTGAATCCGCGTTCGTTCACATTGGGAGAGACGTTTTATCTGCCGCGTATCAAGAGCCATCCGGGGTGTTCCCCCGTCATCGAATGGAAGTCGGCGTCAGCGCCATTTGGAAGCAAAAACGTTCCATGGATGCGCGGTGCCCCCGAACCTCGATTCACCCCGGACCTTCCCGGTGATTACCTGCTCACGCTCAACGACCCGGCCAATACGGGTGTCGTGCTTCGCGTCGTTGCTCGGACGCCTGCCGAACGGTTTCGCAATCATCACTTGACGCCGCTTTATGGCGCGGCTGCGGTCGATGGGGAATTGTGGATTGCCAATGGCGCGTCGTACACCGTGACGACGTTGACTGCTGGCGCGAATGGCACGTGGAAAAAGCAAGACGAAATTCCCGTGGGCAGTTGGCCCGCCGCCATTGCCCATCATCCGCAAAGCAATTACGTGGTCGTCGCACATCGCGGCAGCGATACCGTTGGATTCATCGACCGCACGCGAAAAGTGCTCGAAGATGCATTGTGGGTCGGTGACGAGCCGGTGGGTCTTTCCATGTCGAAGGATGGCAAATTGCTTTACGTGTCGCTCGCGACGATGCGTCAAGTGGCCGTGGTCGATGTGGAAAAACGCGAAGTGTCGGCGCGGATCGACGTTGGGTTCGATCCGCGAGCGGTCGTGCTTTCCCCAGACGGCAGTCGGCTTTATGTCGCGTCGTATCGTTCGGGGAACAAAATCAAGGATACGCGCGGCACGTACGGGCCGAACGACGATCAAGACGTTTGGATCATCGATACGCAGACGAACAAAGTAACGGAGACGATCACGGGCATTTCGGCGGACCTGCGCGCGATGGCCATATCCGACGACGGCGCCGAGCTCTACATTGCAGCGACCGACGGGGATCCGGAGCCTTCGCAAGCGGACCCCATGGCCGTGCCGTTCGTGCACGAAGTGGTCGTCGTGGGGGCTGACCCGGGCAAACCCGGATATGCGACGGTGCTGCGTCGAGCGGATCTGACGCGTCAAATGGGATCCGGCGGGCCGGTCGTCAATCCTTCGGGCGTGCTCGCCGTGGGGGATACTTTGTGGGTGTCATCGGAATCGTCGGACATCGTGGTCGCGCTCGATCGTGCGACGCTTGCAGAAAAGGCGCGCACGGTCGTGGGGCAGGGTGCTCGCGCGCTCGTGGCCGTGGGCGATCGCATTGCGGTGCATTCCTACCAAAGTCACGACGTGACCATTCTCGATGCGGCGGGTGCGGTCGTTCAACAATTGCCCGTCGCCGAGGATCCTCGTCCCGCCGAAGTGGCGCTCGGCGAACGCGTGTTCACGCGGCCGGGCAATGGATTTGCGGCCAATCATTCTTGTTCGAGCTGCCATATCGAAACGCAGAACAACGGAATGGTTTGGCGTTTTGGTCCGCAGATTTGGCACAATGCGCGTCCATTGCAGTTGCTCGATGCGACGACGCCACTCGAATGGGGCGCGTACGTGTCGAGCACCGACAATTTTGGTTATCAGGGGCCAAGCTCCATCGTCGCACGTCCAGCGACGCCGGAAGAAGCATTGGGCCTGAAGGCTTTCTTGGGCTCGCTTCTTGGAGCGCCGCGTGAAACGGGCCGCACGCGCCTCGATGGGAGCCTCACGGAAGCCGGCCTGCGCGGAGAAGAATTGTTCAATGGGAAAGCGGGCTGCTACGCATGCCATCTGACGCCGCTTTACACGACACGCGAATTCATTCCGGAAGGCAAATCGGGGGAACCTGCGGACGTGCCTTCGCTTCTTGGCGCATATCGGCACGGCATTTACTTCGTAAAGGGTCAAGCTCGGTCGCTCGAAGCCGCAGCCGATGTTGCCCTGGACTACGTGAAAGTGGTGCTCACGCCCGAAGAAAAGGCGGACTTGGTGCAATTCCTTTACGAGCTCTCGCCGAAGGGTGCGCATCCATTGGGGATTTGGCCGGACATCGACAGCGCCGAGGGCGTGTATCCGAACGTTCGCCCGAGCGTCGCGTTTGCGGATCCCATCGATGATTCGGTGCCCGGAAAAACCGCCGCGCAAGTTGCGGCAGACTATGTCGTCCTCGAAACCGCGTCGGGTGATAAGGTCGCGGGATCCGTGGAGGTCGATGGAGGTCGGGTCGAATTCATCCCCGCCGCGCCGCTCTCTGCTGGGCAGTTTTACCGATTCCGAGCTCTTCCGGGATTGCCATTTCAATCGGGCGGCGCATTGTCAGCCGAACGCAAGTCGGAATTCCAGGTTGCGCAGCCGGCGATTGCTGCATGGCCGAAGAACATGAAGATGACGGTGACCGTGCCTGGCCCCGGCGGTATGCTCACGCCGCTCGATTACATGCTCGAAGCCGTCGATACACCACACCCCGGAGGCATGACGCTCATCATAAAACCTGTTCTCTTCGGCAGCCAGCAGCGTCAACAGGTATGGGCGCGCGTCGATGGCAGCAATTTCCTCATGCAGAGCTTTGCATTGCCCATCAGCCCGTCCGGCGTAGGGGACGCAGCATTGGTGATGGGAACCGTGAAAACGGTCGACCAGGCGACGCAAACCATTTCGCTCGTCGAAGGGACGCTGCGAATTGGAGGACCGGGAATCAACATTCCCGGCGTCGTGTTCAAGATCGTCCCCATGTGA
- a CDS encoding metallophosphoesterase: protein MKRRSSLWGFAAALLAITSLSSETRAEVLERAPYLQSTTHDSTTIVWTSDVGAASEVRYGASPDNLSQVAAAAASVTQHEIKISNLNPNTRYYYSVGSPGNVLAGGDADHYFETNPTVGARKKFRTWIVGDSGNGSSRQRAVRDAMFSFVGAYRPHLYLHMGDIAYDTGTTSEFTNNFFGIYPTVLRNTTCWPTLGNHEGTNSDSGTQTGPYYTAYVLPKAGEAGGLPSGTEAYYSFDYANVHFIVLDSHDSPRTPAGAMLTWMQADLAATNQEWIIAFWHHPPYTKGSHDSDTEGRLIDMREYALPILEAGGVDLVLAGHSHIYERSYLIDGAYDTPTMAPGHIVDSGDGKPLGNGPYVKSAGNVAHQGTVYVVAGHGGASVSGSADHPVMYFSEVDHGSCILDIQENRLSLVNIRWDGALTDRFALVKGTGIVIAAPDGGETLQKGTTYDIQWATVGSIPNVKIEYSIDDGKTYSTIVASTPNTGTHAWTVPAVDTAKALVRVSNAANEAVFDESNAGFTMAASAPVEVITLGSEWKYHDDGTDQGSAWLDVAFDDAAWKSGKGQFGYGEGDEATTLIDESPNHPSAYFRKKIVVNGDVTKADLTVLHDDGVVVWVNGVQVFSEYVGDTSYGAFASGQSQDNEVDNASISLAPNPFVMGENVIAAMVKQISQSSSDLSFDLSLTLTTAVPNASSGSGASGGAGGNPGTGGAGVGGNGQGGANAGGNGPSGETGTCGCRIVGESGSAAVWSALGFLCVAWLRRRRNAAI from the coding sequence ATGAAACGACGGTCGAGTCTTTGGGGTTTTGCTGCCGCCTTGTTGGCCATCACATCGCTGTCGAGCGAGACGCGCGCCGAAGTGCTCGAGAGAGCGCCTTATCTCCAGTCGACGACGCACGATTCGACCACCATCGTGTGGACGTCGGACGTCGGGGCGGCGAGCGAAGTTCGTTATGGCGCGAGCCCGGACAATTTGAGTCAAGTGGCAGCGGCCGCCGCTTCGGTGACGCAGCACGAAATCAAAATCTCGAACCTCAATCCCAATACCAGGTATTATTACTCGGTCGGTTCGCCCGGGAACGTGCTCGCTGGAGGCGATGCCGATCATTATTTCGAGACGAACCCGACCGTGGGAGCTCGAAAGAAGTTCCGCACGTGGATCGTCGGTGATTCCGGCAATGGTTCATCGCGGCAGAGGGCCGTACGTGACGCGATGTTTTCGTTCGTCGGAGCATATCGCCCGCATTTGTATTTGCACATGGGCGACATCGCCTACGATACGGGCACGACCAGCGAGTTCACGAATAACTTTTTCGGTATTTATCCGACGGTGCTGCGCAATACGACGTGCTGGCCGACGCTCGGCAATCACGAGGGGACGAATTCGGATTCTGGAACGCAGACGGGGCCATATTATACGGCCTACGTGCTCCCGAAAGCGGGTGAAGCTGGAGGGCTCCCGTCGGGCACGGAAGCCTATTATTCATTCGATTATGCCAACGTGCACTTCATCGTGCTCGATTCGCATGATTCGCCGCGTACGCCCGCGGGGGCCATGCTGACGTGGATGCAAGCGGATCTCGCGGCGACCAATCAGGAATGGATCATTGCATTTTGGCATCATCCTCCCTACACGAAGGGATCGCACGACTCGGACACCGAAGGGCGATTGATCGACATGCGGGAATACGCATTGCCCATTCTCGAAGCGGGTGGCGTGGACCTCGTGCTCGCTGGGCATTCGCATATTTACGAGCGTTCGTACTTGATCGACGGGGCGTACGACACGCCGACGATGGCGCCGGGGCATATCGTCGATTCGGGCGATGGCAAACCGCTCGGAAATGGGCCTTATGTGAAATCGGCTGGAAATGTGGCACATCAGGGCACGGTCTATGTCGTCGCGGGGCATGGTGGAGCGTCGGTGTCGGGGTCGGCGGACCATCCGGTGATGTATTTCAGCGAAGTGGATCATGGCTCGTGTATTTTGGACATTCAGGAAAACCGTTTGTCGCTCGTGAACATTCGTTGGGACGGCGCGCTGACGGATAGGTTTGCCTTGGTTAAAGGTACGGGCATCGTCATTGCAGCGCCCGATGGCGGCGAGACGTTGCAAAAAGGCACGACATACGACATTCAATGGGCGACCGTGGGGAGCATCCCCAACGTCAAGATCGAATACTCGATCGATGACGGAAAGACCTATTCGACGATCGTTGCATCGACGCCCAACACGGGCACACATGCGTGGACCGTGCCGGCCGTCGATACGGCAAAGGCGCTCGTGCGGGTATCGAACGCAGCCAACGAAGCCGTGTTCGATGAAAGCAATGCTGGATTCACGATGGCCGCTAGTGCTCCTGTCGAAGTCATCACGCTTGGCAGCGAATGGAAATACCATGACGACGGCACCGATCAGGGCTCGGCTTGGCTCGATGTTGCATTCGACGATGCTGCATGGAAATCGGGCAAGGGCCAATTCGGCTATGGTGAAGGTGACGAAGCGACGACGCTCATCGACGAATCGCCCAATCATCCATCTGCGTATTTTCGCAAAAAAATCGTGGTGAATGGGGACGTCACGAAAGCCGACTTGACCGTGCTGCATGACGACGGCGTCGTCGTCTGGGTCAATGGCGTGCAAGTATTCTCCGAATATGTTGGAGATACGTCGTACGGTGCATTTGCGAGCGGTCAAAGCCAGGACAACGAAGTGGACAACGCGTCCATTTCGCTTGCGCCGAATCCCTTCGTGATGGGGGAAAACGTCATTGCTGCCATGGTGAAACAAATCAGCCAATCGTCGAGCGACCTGTCGTTCGATTTATCGCTCACGCTCACGACCGCGGTGCCCAATGCATCGAGTGGCTCGGGTGCTTCCGGTGGTGCTGGGGGCAATCCCGGCACGGGTGGAGCCGGTGTTGGAGGCAATGGCCAGGGCGGCGCGAATGCCGGTGGCAATGGTCCGTCTGGAGAAACGGGCACGTGTGGGTGTCGAATCGTGGGAGAAAGTGGATCGGCTGCGGTATGGTCTGCCCTTGGCTTTCTGTGTGTTGCGTGGTTGCGCCGCAGGCGAAATGCGGCTATCTGA